CCCGGCATACCGGGCGACACCGGGCCCACCGGCCCACGCCGAGGCGCCAAGGGCCGCAGGCGCGGGCCACGCGGCCGGCACCACACGGCCATGGTCGTGATGGCCTGGACCGCGGCGGGCATCGTCCTGCTGGGCGGCACCGGAGCCGGCTACGTCTACTTCAAGCTCAACGGCAACATCAAGAGCGTCGACATCAACCAGCTGCTGGGCACCGACCGGCCCAAGAAGGTCGACAACGGCTCCGAGAACATCCTGGTCCTCGGCTCGGACTCGCGCTCGGGCGCCAACAAGCGGCTCGGCGGCGGCGCCGACGACGGCAGCGCCCGCTCCGACACCGCGATGATCGTGCACGTCTACAAGGGCCACCAGAAGGCCACCGTGGTCTCCGTCCCGCGCGACACCCTCGTCGACCGGCCCGCCTGCACCGACACCCGGGGCACCGAGCACGACGCGGCCTCCGGCGTCATGTTCAACTCCGCGTACTCCACCGGCGGCGCCACCTGCGCCGTCAAGACCGTCGAGTCGCTCACCGGCATCCGCATGGACCACTATCTGGAGGTCGACTTCAACGGCTTCCAGAAGCTCGTCGACGAGCTGGGCGGCGTCGACGTCACCACCACCAAGGCCATCAAGGACCCCGAGAGCCACCTCGACCTCGCCGCGGGCACCCACCGCCTCGACGGGCAGCAGGCCCTCGGCCTGGTCCGCACCCGGCACGCCGTGGGCGACGGCTCCGACCTCGGCCGCATCCAGCTCCAGCAGGCCTTCGTGAAGGCGCTGGTCGACCAGGTCAAGAGCATCGGCGTCCTCACCGACCCGAAGAAGCTCTACGACCTCGCCGACACCGCCACCAAGACCGTCACCGCCGACTCCGACCTCGGCTCGGTGAACTCGCTGGTCACCTTCGCCGAGGGCCTCAAGGGCATCTCCTCCCGCCACCTGACGATGGTCACCATGCCGGTCCGCTACGACCCCGCCGACGCCAACCGCGTCCTCGTCGAGGACGCCAAGGCCCGGCAGATGTGGACGGCCCTGGAGAACGACCGCCCGATCCCCAGGTCGGCCACCGAGGGCACCGCCACGGGCGAGGCCGCCGGCGTCGTCGGCGGCGGATAAGGCCCCCGGGCCCCGGCGCGGGCGAGCGGGCGGCGCCGGGGGAGCGCGGGGAGCGCGGGAGTCCGGGGAGCGCGCGGGGAGTCCGGGGGCGTCCGGGGTGTCCGGGGGGAATAGATCACCATGACCCCCCGTTTTGGGTGATGGCCCCAGTCCTGGCAGACTGGTACGTCGGCCCCGGTTCACGCCTCCGCATCCCGCGGCTGCGACCCGGCGCCCTCCCGAACCTAGGAGACACCTTGAAGCGCGACATCCACCCCGAGTACGTCGAGACCCAGGTCAGCTGCACCTGTGGCGCGTCGTTCACCACCCGCAGCACCATCGACTCCGGCACCGTCCGGGCCGAGGTCTGCTCCGAGTGCCACCCGTTCTACACGGGCAAGCAGAAGATCCTCGACACCGGTGGCCGCGTGGCCCGCTTCGAGGCCCGCTTCGGCAAGGCCGCCGCCGGCTCCAAGAAGTAGCGAGCCCCATATCGCCGGTCCACGGCCGCGCCCCGCACGGGGCGCGCCGGGACCGGCGTTTTTGGTCGCCCGCCTGCCCCTCACCCGCAGTATTCAGGAGCCCAAGATGTTCGAGGCCGTCGAGGAACTCGTCGGTGAGCACGCCGACCTGGAGACGAAGCTCGCCGACCCGTCGGTCCACTCCGACCAGGCCAACGCGCGCCGGCTGAACAAGCGCTACGCCGAGCTGACCCCGATCGTCGCCACGTACCGCTCCTGGAGGCAGACCGGCGACGACATCGAGACCGCGCGTGAACTCGCCGCCGAGGACCCGGAGTTCGCCGCCGAGGTCAAGGAACTGGACAAGCAGCGCGAGCAGCTCACCGAGAAGCTGCGGCTGCTGCTCGTCCCCCGCGACCCCAGCGACGACAAGGACGTCATCCTCGAGGTCAAGGCGGGCGCGGGCGGCGACGAGTCCGCGCTGTTCGCCGGGGACCTGCTGCGGATGTACCTGCGCTACGCCGAGCGGGTCGGCTGGAAGACCGAGATCATCGACGCCACCGAGTCCGAGCTGGGCGGCTACAAGGACGTCCAGGTCGCCGTCAAGACCAAGGGCGGCCAGGGCGCCACCGAGCCGGGACAGGGCGTCTGGGCCCGCCTGAAGTACGAGGGCGGCGTGCACCGCGTGCAGCGGGTGCCGGCCACCGAGTCCCAGGGCCGCATCCACACCTCGGCCGCCGGTGTCCTGGTGACCCCGGAGGCGGAGGAGGTCGACGTCGAGATCAACCCGAACGACCTGCGCATCGACGTCTACCGCTCCTCGGGCCCCGGCGGGCAGTCCGTCAACACCACCGACTCCGCCGTGCGCATCACGCACCTCCCCACCGGAGTCGTCGCCTCCTGCCAGAACGAGAAGAGCCAGCTCCAGAACAAGGAGCAGGCGATGCGTATCCTGCGCTCCAGGCTGCTCGCGGCCGCGCAGGAGGAAGCGGAGAAGGAGGCCGCGGACGCCCGCCGCAGCCAGGTCCGCACCGTCGACCGCTCCGAGAAGATCCGCACCTACAACTTCCCGGAGAACCGACTCTCGGACCACCGCGTCGGCTTCAAGGCCTACAACCTCGACCAGGTCCTCGACGGCGACCTCGACGCGGTCATCCAGGCCTGCGTCGACGCCGACTCGGCGGCGAAGCTGGCGGCCGCGTAAGAACGACCGACGCGAGAACGCGCGAACGAGTACGACACGGAGGACTTGCGTGAACCTGCTGCTCGCAGAGGTGGCACAGGCCACCCAGCGGCTGGCCGACGCCGGCGTGCCCTCGCCGCGCAACGACGCGGAGGAGCTCGCCGCGTTCGTGCACGGCGTGAAGCGGGGCGCGCTGCACTCCGTGAAGGACTCGGACTTCGACGCCAGGTACTGGGAGGTCATCGCCCGGCGCGAACAGCGCGAGCCGCTCCAGCACATCACCGGACGGGCCTACTTCCGCTACCTGGAACTCCAGGTCGGACCCGGCGTCTTCGTGCCGAGACCGGAGACCGAGTCGGTCGTCGGCTGGGCCATAGACGCCGTGCGCGCCATGGACGTCGTCGAACCGCTCATCGTCGACCTGTGCACCGGATCGGGCGCCATCGCGCTCGCCCTCGCCCAGGAGGTGCCGCGCTCGCGCGTGCACGCCGTGGAGCTGTCCGAGGACGCCCTGGTGTGGACCCGCAAGAACATGGCCGACTCCCGGGTCGACCTGCGCCAGGGCAACGCCCTCGACGCCTTCCCCGACCTCGACGGCCAGGTCGACCTGGTCGTCTCCAACCCGCCGTACATCCCGCTCACCGAATGGGAGTACGTGGCCCCCGAGGCCCGCGACTACGACCCCCAACTCGCCCTGTTCTCAGGGGAGGACGGGCTCGACCTGATCCGCGGCCTGGAGCGGGCCGCACACCGCCTGCTGCGTCCCGGCGGCGTCGTCGTCATCGAGCACGCCGACACCCAGGGTGGCCAGGTGCCGTGGATCTTCACCGAGGAACGGGGCTGGGCCGACGCTGCCGACCACCCCGACCTCAACAACCGGCCGCGGTTCGCGACCGCCCGCAGGGCGCTGCCGTGAGCACGCGCCCCACTCCCATCCCGCAGCACGTGTACGAGGAGGCCCGCTAGATATGGCACGGCGATACGACACCAACGACGCGACCGACCGCACGACCGGTCTGCGCGAAGCCGCGTCCGCCGTCCGCCGTGGCGAGCTGGTCGTCCTCCCGACCGACACGGTGTACGGCATCGGCGCCGACGCGTTCTCCTCCGAGGCCGTCGTCGACCTCCTCGCCGCCAAGGGCCGCGGCCGCAACATGCCCACGCCCGTCCTCATCGGCTCCCCGAACACCCTGCACGGCCTCGTCACGGACTTCTCCGAGCTGGCCTGGGAACTCGTCGACGCCTTCTGGCCCGGCGCGCTCACCCTCGTCGCCAAGCACCAGCCGTCCCTGCAGTGGGACCTCGGCGACACCCGGGGCACGGTCGCGATCCGGATGCCGCTGCACCCCGTCGCCATCGAGCTGCTCAACGAGGTCGGCCCGATGGCCGTCTCCTCCGCCAACCTCACGGGACACCCCGCCCCCGAGACCTGCGACGCCGCCCAGAACATGCTGGGCGACTCCGTCTCCGTCTACCTCGACGGCGGCCCCACCCCCGCCAACATCCCCTCGTCCATCGTCGACGTCACCGGCCAGGTCCCGGTGCTGCTGCGGGCCGGCGCCCTCTCGGCCGAGCAGCTGCGCAAGGTCGTACCCGACCTCGAGGTGGCGAATTGACGGCCCCTGACGCGGGGCGTGGCATATGGGACGGGGAAGAGACGCGGACCTTCACGGGGCTGCCGCGTGACACCTTCCGCATCCTCCACGTCAGCACCGGCAACGTGTGCCGCTCGCCGATCACCGAGCGGCTCAACCGGCATGCCCTCGCGGACCGCCTCGGCACCCCTCCCCCCGGTTTCGCCGGGGGGAGCCCCATGGGCGGCCTGGTCGTGGAGAGCGCCGGCACCTGGGGCCACGAGGGCGCGCCCATGGAGGCCAACGCGGAGGCGGTCCTCGCCG
The sequence above is a segment of the Streptomyces griseoviridis genome. Coding sequences within it:
- a CDS encoding LCP family protein, which codes for MSAESTPEPGIPGDTGPTGPRRGAKGRRRGPRGRHHTAMVVMAWTAAGIVLLGGTGAGYVYFKLNGNIKSVDINQLLGTDRPKKVDNGSENILVLGSDSRSGANKRLGGGADDGSARSDTAMIVHVYKGHQKATVVSVPRDTLVDRPACTDTRGTEHDAASGVMFNSAYSTGGATCAVKTVESLTGIRMDHYLEVDFNGFQKLVDELGGVDVTTTKAIKDPESHLDLAAGTHRLDGQQALGLVRTRHAVGDGSDLGRIQLQQAFVKALVDQVKSIGVLTDPKKLYDLADTATKTVTADSDLGSVNSLVTFAEGLKGISSRHLTMVTMPVRYDPADANRVLVEDAKARQMWTALENDRPIPRSATEGTATGEAAGVVGGG
- the rpmE gene encoding 50S ribosomal protein L31; this encodes MKRDIHPEYVETQVSCTCGASFTTRSTIDSGTVRAEVCSECHPFYTGKQKILDTGGRVARFEARFGKAAAGSKK
- the prfA gene encoding peptide chain release factor 1, which encodes MFEAVEELVGEHADLETKLADPSVHSDQANARRLNKRYAELTPIVATYRSWRQTGDDIETARELAAEDPEFAAEVKELDKQREQLTEKLRLLLVPRDPSDDKDVILEVKAGAGGDESALFAGDLLRMYLRYAERVGWKTEIIDATESELGGYKDVQVAVKTKGGQGATEPGQGVWARLKYEGGVHRVQRVPATESQGRIHTSAAGVLVTPEAEEVDVEINPNDLRIDVYRSSGPGGQSVNTTDSAVRITHLPTGVVASCQNEKSQLQNKEQAMRILRSRLLAAAQEEAEKEAADARRSQVRTVDRSEKIRTYNFPENRLSDHRVGFKAYNLDQVLDGDLDAVIQACVDADSAAKLAAA
- the prmC gene encoding peptide chain release factor N(5)-glutamine methyltransferase codes for the protein MNLLLAEVAQATQRLADAGVPSPRNDAEELAAFVHGVKRGALHSVKDSDFDARYWEVIARREQREPLQHITGRAYFRYLELQVGPGVFVPRPETESVVGWAIDAVRAMDVVEPLIVDLCTGSGAIALALAQEVPRSRVHAVELSEDALVWTRKNMADSRVDLRQGNALDAFPDLDGQVDLVVSNPPYIPLTEWEYVAPEARDYDPQLALFSGEDGLDLIRGLERAAHRLLRPGGVVVIEHADTQGGQVPWIFTEERGWADAADHPDLNNRPRFATARRALP
- a CDS encoding L-threonylcarbamoyladenylate synthase, which translates into the protein MARRYDTNDATDRTTGLREAASAVRRGELVVLPTDTVYGIGADAFSSEAVVDLLAAKGRGRNMPTPVLIGSPNTLHGLVTDFSELAWELVDAFWPGALTLVAKHQPSLQWDLGDTRGTVAIRMPLHPVAIELLNEVGPMAVSSANLTGHPAPETCDAAQNMLGDSVSVYLDGGPTPANIPSSIVDVTGQVPVLLRAGALSAEQLRKVVPDLEVAN